The Pseudomonas sp. MH9.2 genomic interval GTCAGGTCCGCTGGCGGCATCTGGACAGACGACGATCTGCAGCGCTATCGAGTGGTTGCCCGGGCGCCGCTACGCTTCCCATTAGCCGATAATCGCGAGTTGATCAGCGCCCCGCCACCCTCCGCAGGCGGCATCGCGCTGGCCCAGAGCCTGACGATGTTGCAGCAGTTGCCGTGGCGTGAGGCCGACAAGGTGCAGCGTGCCCACTACGTGGTCGAAGTGCTGCGCCGGGCTTACCGCGACCGAGGCTTGCTGGGCGATCCGGATTTCGTCAGCAACCCATTGGCCCATGTACTTGATCGCGACTACCTAAAGCAGCTGGCTCGCGACATCGACCCACACGACGCGACGCCCAGCGCCAGCCTGCCGCCTGCGCCTAAATGGCGTGAGGGCGATCACACCACTCATTTCGCCATCCTCGACAGCGAGGGCAATGCGGTCGCTGCGACGCTTTCGGTGAATCTGCCGTTCGGGTCAGCCTTCAGCGTGCCCGGTACTGGCGTGGTATTGAATAACGAAATGGACGACTTTGCCGCCGACCCGCAAGGCAGCAACGCTTACGGTCTGGCCGGCAGCCAAGCGAACGCCATCGCGGCGGGCAAGCGGCCGCTGTCGAGCATGAGCCCAAGCTTTATTGAAAGTCCAACCGAGTTCAGCGCCTTCGGCACACCGGGCGGCAGCCGTATTCCGAGCATGGTGCTGCTGTCGATCCTGCAATACCTGGACGGACAACCCGTTGCGACATGGCCTGCCGTGCCGCGCTATCACCACCAGTATTTGCCGGATGTTATCGAGTACGAACCCGACGCCTTTTCTCCAGAGCAACTGACTGAGCTGCAAGCACGCGGCTACAGCCTCAAGGACACCAAGCGCGCCTATGGCAATCAGCAGGTGCTGTTCTGGAACAAGGACAACGCCAAGGTCGAAGCCGCGAGCGATCCTCGCGGGCTTGGGATTCCAGCAGTGTTCGACCCGACAGTCAGGCAAGCCGCGCCTTAGCGTTTAT includes:
- the ggt gene encoding gamma-glutamyltransferase, which encodes MTRTLNRLPSLLGALLLLCALAAQAKAPQQAAIASPHPQATAAGREILFIGGNAFDAAVAVSAALAVVEPYASGLGGGGFFLLRQSAEPIRYQFLDARERAPLQANQSMYRRDGKVQPTLSLNGPLAAAIPGLPAALVELAEHYGKLPLKTSLAPAIRLAYQGFAVDPVYRERAGWRLSALRDDPESTRLFLRHGNIPALGEIIKQPELGLTLDRFADKGRAGFYEGLTGQALVKGVRSAGGIWTDDDLQRYRVVARAPLRFPLADNRELISAPPPSAGGIALAQSLTMLQQLPWREADKVQRAHYVVEVLRRAYRDRGLLGDPDFVSNPLAHVLDRDYLKQLARDIDPHDATPSASLPPAPKWREGDHTTHFAILDSEGNAVAATLSVNLPFGSAFSVPGTGVVLNNEMDDFAADPQGSNAYGLAGSQANAIAAGKRPLSSMSPSFIESPTEFSAFGTPGGSRIPSMVLLSILQYLDGQPVATWPAVPRYHHQYLPDVIEYEPDAFSPEQLTELQARGYSLKDTKRAYGNQQVLFWNKDNAKVEAASDPRGLGIPAVFDPTVRQAAP